In the uncultured Methanobacterium sp. genome, one interval contains:
- a CDS encoding PIG-L family deacetylase: protein MNKPFNIKNAKKGILYLLIFVVLLISAIYLVFQYFEEEEWNTKFQPAPDVKSSDRILIFAPHPDDESLGTGGLIARAVEKNATVKVVMVTDGSRSHTHTIFNQFRASTNLTEKVSLPELRHNETLKALKNLGLNENDVIFLGYPDGGLRAILNDHWDYSNPYKSDNDYNKYDHVPYSFVYEKNATYSGANIAQNMESIINDFNPTSIFYPDDGDDHPDHWAVSFFAQYAIMETNYTGAQYTYLVHKGHHWPKPEYYLPNEKLHPPRELLDLDANWTYFSINESEENKKRDAVNSHKSQTHLTRDYLQSFVRVNDLLAIYPDITVSKDEGNLSNGIMPGASYKDERVDYRTLPFKSMEDLTSAGITYDDQYVYMVIETATDIPDNVIHNFHLRWSNGQEVKRMDITVKDGAAQYESKASNSIIPTTPPIVNENEDILIVKLPKSTFAGVKEALLSVDVVNQETNDAIDIMAWREFDFSVGQF, encoded by the coding sequence GTGAATAAACCATTCAACATAAAAAATGCCAAAAAAGGGATTCTTTACCTCTTAATTTTTGTTGTTTTACTTATTTCTGCTATTTATCTCGTATTTCAATATTTTGAAGAGGAAGAATGGAATACCAAATTTCAACCTGCACCAGATGTTAAAAGTTCCGATCGCATCCTAATTTTTGCTCCACACCCTGATGATGAGAGTCTTGGTACAGGAGGACTCATTGCCAGAGCTGTAGAAAAGAATGCCACAGTCAAAGTGGTTATGGTAACAGATGGTAGCCGATCTCACACACACACTATTTTCAATCAATTTAGAGCCAGTACCAATCTTACTGAAAAAGTTTCACTACCCGAACTTAGGCATAATGAAACTTTGAAAGCCCTTAAAAATTTGGGTTTAAATGAGAATGATGTTATATTCCTTGGTTACCCTGATGGAGGTCTCAGAGCAATATTAAACGATCACTGGGATTACAGTAACCCTTACAAAAGTGACAATGATTATAATAAGTACGACCACGTTCCCTACTCTTTTGTCTATGAAAAAAATGCCACTTATTCCGGGGCCAATATCGCACAAAACATGGAAAGCATAATAAACGACTTCAACCCAACAAGCATATTTTATCCAGATGATGGAGATGATCATCCTGATCACTGGGCAGTCAGTTTCTTTGCGCAGTATGCCATTATGGAAACCAATTATACCGGTGCACAGTATACTTATCTGGTCCATAAAGGTCATCATTGGCCCAAACCAGAATATTATTTACCAAATGAAAAGTTACATCCCCCAAGGGAACTTTTAGATTTGGATGCCAACTGGACCTATTTCAGTATAAATGAATCTGAAGAGAACAAAAAAAGAGATGCTGTTAATTCACATAAAAGTCAGACACACTTAACCAGGGATTATTTGCAATCATTCGTCCGAGTTAATGATTTATTGGCTATTTATCCAGATATAACCGTATCCAAGGATGAAGGAAATTTATCAAATGGAATCATGCCCGGTGCATCGTATAAAGATGAGCGTGTTGATTATAGGACCTTACCTTTCAAATCAATGGAAGATTTGACCTCAGCAGGCATAACATATGATGATCAGTATGTTTACATGGTGATAGAAACTGCCACCGACATTCCTGACAATGTAATCCACAACTTCCACCTAAGATGGTCAAATGGCCAGGAAGTTAAAAGAATGGACATTACAGTTAAAGATGGTGCTGCTCAATACGAATCAAAAGCCAGTAACAGCATTATACCTACTACACCACCCATTGTTAATGAAAACGAGGATATTCTTATTGTTAAACTTCCAAAAAGCACTTTTGCAGGTGTCAAAGAAGCCCTTTTAAGTGTGGATGTGGTAAATCAAGAAACTAACGATGCAATTGATATAATGGCTTGGAGAGAGTTCGATTTCTCAGTGGGTCAATTTTAG
- a CDS encoding ATP-binding cassette domain-containing protein, translated as MEYIIETHDISKKYDDFTAVNGVNLKVPKNSVYGVLGPNGAGKTTLISMLCTILHPTGGTATVNGYDVTKNPKEVRESIGIVFQSRALDDILTGREHLEMHASLYGVPKDVRENRIEEILDLIALGPKADEFVKTYSGGMKRRLEIGRGLIHRPKVLFLDEPTLGLDPQTRESIWEYIQELNQNQDVSVLMTTHYMEEADKLCDEIAIINQGQIITADSPKNLKRELKADTITMQVDKLEEFTEKVEKLDFVKETYVMDSEIKLMVERGENLVAELVNFANENNIFVYSIELEHPNLEDVFLKYTGRTIQGEG; from the coding sequence ATGGAATACATTATCGAAACCCATGATATATCCAAAAAATATGATGATTTCACCGCAGTTAACGGGGTGAATCTTAAAGTGCCTAAAAATAGTGTTTACGGAGTTTTAGGACCTAACGGTGCGGGTAAAACCACGTTAATATCTATGTTGTGCACCATCCTGCACCCCACCGGTGGAACAGCCACAGTTAATGGTTACGATGTTACCAAAAACCCTAAAGAGGTCCGGGAATCCATTGGTATTGTTTTCCAGTCCCGGGCACTGGATGACATCCTCACGGGCCGTGAACACCTGGAAATGCATGCTTCACTCTACGGAGTTCCCAAGGATGTAAGGGAAAACCGTATAGAAGAAATTCTGGACCTGATAGCCCTGGGTCCCAAGGCCGATGAATTCGTTAAAACCTATTCCGGGGGTATGAAACGCCGATTAGAAATAGGTAGGGGTCTGATACACCGTCCCAAGGTTCTTTTCCTGGATGAACCTACCCTGGGATTGGACCCACAGACCAGGGAGAGTATATGGGAATATATTCAGGAACTGAATCAGAACCAGGATGTTTCGGTGCTGATGACCACTCACTACATGGAAGAAGCTGATAAACTGTGTGATGAGATCGCCATAATCAACCAGGGTCAGATCATAACTGCAGATTCCCCTAAAAACTTAAAAAGGGAGTTAAAGGCAGATACCATCACCATGCAGGTGGATAAACTGGAAGAATTCACTGAAAAGGTGGAAAAACTGGATTTTGTTAAGGAGACCTATGTAATGGACTCTGAGATCAAACTAATGGTGGAACGTGGTGAGAACCTGGTGGCAGAGCTGGTGAACTTTGCCAATGAAAATAACATTTTCGTCTATTCCATAGAACTGGAACACCCCAACCTGGAGGATGTGTTCCTTAAATACACTGGTAGAACCATTCAGGGGGAGGGATAA